From a single Lolium rigidum isolate FL_2022 chromosome 7, APGP_CSIRO_Lrig_0.1, whole genome shotgun sequence genomic region:
- the LOC124674843 gene encoding transcription factor MYB124-like: MATGPDLTSSSAADAASSAAKKDRHIVSWSAEEDDVLRAQIAHLGTDNWTVIATQFKDKTARQCRRRWYNYLNTECKKGGWSREEDKLLCETQKVLGNKWTEIAKVVSGRTDNAVKNRFSTLCKRRANNDDLFEENTAVCSNANAKRVLTQTGGLTRGAPSSSPPINMRSCKLDFKENIAPNTKSFGQEKSIGQDSRQPLADLCPPNQSVNIVETQNSVTRTSAKQLYGEEQSCVKHEGNFLNKNDPKFATLLQQADLLSSLATKVKTENTSQSMDEAWQKLQHHLVKKDDNDMSESSMSGTASLLEDLDDLIVDPYENEEEDEQMSSEQNGVTSEMAPDHIMDNCPVDQGTEDDILCGITLSSCMEPSPGAEILAYVNSDETAGDGGLHCMEYSSPEQTALQAKADAEIPASVDLSEAAEDSWSQFTEYMSPAHTVLHAEDAEKPVSVNLSEAAEGSLPQCMEYMSLAHTLLPAKTEPEIPASVNLSEAAEGRLPQCTEYMSPARILLPAKTDPEIPASVNLSEDGKDDSLQCTEYTSPAHTDSQVNADAEIPEKVARDSRLQCVEFASPAHRAVKGKACVRKQALENCSEVPKDSNTHPCMEFASPAHTVPTFHPYTENVPTPKITASEKNFLLSVLELASPGSKPETSQQPSCKRALLNSL; the protein is encoded by the exons ATGGCGACCGGCCCCGATctgacctcctcctccgccgccgacgccgcctcgtCGGCGGCCAAGAAGGACCGCCACATCGTGAGCTGGAGCGCCGAG GAGGATGACGTGCTTCGTGCTCAAATCGCGCACCTTGGAACTGACAA CTGGACAGTTATAGCGACACAATTCAAGGATAAGACTGCTAGACAGTGCAGGAGGAG ATGGTACAATTATTTGAACACTGAGTGCAAGAAAGGCGGGTGGTCTCGTGAAGAAGACAAGCTTTTATGCGAG ACTCAAAAGGTTCTTGGTAACAAATGGACTGAAATAGCAAAGGTTGTCTCCGGGAG GACTGATAATGCAGTGAAGAATAGGTTTTCCACATTATGCAAAAGGCGGGCCAATAATGATGACCTGTTCGAGGAAAATACTGCAGTATGTTCCAATGCAAATGCAAAGAGGGTACTGACACAGACTGGTGGCCTCACACGTGGTGCACCTAGCTCCTCGCCACCTATTAACATGAG GTCTTGCAAACTTGATTTCAAGGAGAACATAGCACCAAATACGAAGTCATTTGGACAAGAGAAGAGCATAGGACAAGATTCTCGGCAACCCCTTGCTGACCTTTGTCCACCCAATCAAAGTGTGAATATTGTGGAAACCCAAAATTCTGTTACTAGGACCTCAGCAAAGCAATTATATGGTGAGGAGCAGAGTT GTGTGAAGCACGAGGGTAATTTCTTGAACAAGAATGATCCAAAGTTTGCTACATTACTTCAGCAAGCTGATTTGCTTTCTTCCCTAGCAACAAAAGTAAAAACTGAAAACACGAGCCAAAGCATGGATGAAGCCTGGCAG AAGTTACAGCATCATTTGGTTAAGAAAGATGACAATGACATGTCAGAAAGCAGCATGTCTGGAACAGCTTCACTCCTAGAGGACCTCGACGATTTAATTGTAGATCCCTATGAGAACGAAGAGGAAGATGAACAAATGTCCAG CGAGCAGAATGGAGTAACATCAGAAATGGCTCCTGATCATATAATGGATAATTGCCCAGTAGATCAGGGCACAGAAGATGATATTCTCTGTGGAATCACACTGTCTAGTTGTATGGAACCTTCCCCAG GTGCAGAGATTCTAGCTTATGTAAACTCAGATGAGACTGCTGGAGATGGGGGGCTTCATTGCATGGAATACAGTTCTCCTGAGCAGACAGCTCTGCAAGCTAAAGCAGATGCGGAAATACCAGCATCTGTAGACTTGAGTGAGGCTGCCGAAGATAGCTGGTCTCAGTTCACGGAATACATGTCTCCTGCTCATACAGTTTTGCATGCTGAAGATGCAGAAAAACCAGTATCAGTAAACTTGAGCGAGGCTGCCGAAGGTAGCTTGCCTCAATGTATGGAATACATGTCTCTTGCTCATACACTTTTGCCAGCTAAAACAGAACCAGAGATACCAGCATCCGTAAACTTGAGTGAGGCTGCTGAAGGTAGATTACCTCAGTGTACGGAGTACATGTCTCCTGCTCGTATACTTTTGCCAGCTAAAACAGATCCAGAAATACCAGCATCCGTAAACTTGAGTGAGGATGGTAAAGATGACAGTCTTCAATGTACAGAATACACCTCTCCTGCTCATACAGATTCACAAGTTAATGCTGATGCAGAAATACCAGAGAAGGTTGCCCGAGATAGCAGGCTTCAATGTGTTGAATTTGCTTCCCCTGCTCACAGAGCTGTCAAAGGTAAAGCATGTGTCCGAAAACAAGCTTTGGAGAACTGTAGCGAGGTTCCGAAAGATAGCAACACACACCCATGCATGGAATTCGCCTCTCCTGCTCATACAGTCCCAACTTTCCATCCATACACAGAGAACGTGCCAACTCCAAAAATTACTGCCAGT GAGAAGAATTTTCTGCTGTCGGTGCTTGAATTGGCCTCGCCTGGTTCGAAGCCAGAGACTTCTCAACAGCCTTCTTGCAAAAGGGCTCTTCTTAATAGCCTTTGA
- the LOC124678810 gene encoding uncharacterized protein LOC124678810, with product MDFDFEFDCAAASPGGQWLGESASRRRQRRLSSLSLRTYLTPAFNDVADGHPGSPASSYSSGGLELGSLPRYRRFSANPEMDSRRLVYSPPAQPRPVYPMPDHEALQVEAYLHGHKRQAGPLTGAPGFPDMKHQFFSPTRPPPVDFRSPDGAIMVPNRAKLFSTPAPGATTPSAQAASAQPQPTEEEGDLIAEVLYGRSGRRRLPVFKDICPE from the exons ATGGACTTCGACTTCGAGTTCgactgcgccgccgcctcccccggcGGCCAGTGGCTGGGCGAGTCGgcgtcgcggcggcggcagcgccgcCTCTCGTCGCTCTCGCTCAGGACCTACCTCACGCCGGCCTTCAACGACGTCGCCGACGGCCACCCGGGGTCCCCCGCCTCCTCCTACTCGTCCGGCGGGCTGGAGCTCGGCTCGCTCCCCCGCTACCGCCGCTTCTCCGCTAATCCGGAGATGGACAGCCGCCGCCTCGTCTACTCGCCACCGGCGCAGCCGCGGCCGGTGTACCCCATGCCGGACCATGAGGCGCTCCAGGTTGAGGCCTACCTCCATGGCCACAAACGCCAG GCTGGCCCTCTGACTGGCGCACCAGGTTTTCCCGACATGAAACACCAGTTCTTCAGCCCCACAAGGCCACCGCCTGTCGACTTCCGATCACCAGATGGTGCCATCATGGTACCAAACAGAGCCAAGCTTTTCTCGACACCAGCACCTGGAGCAACAACACCTTCAGCTCAGGCGGCGTCTGCTCAGCCACAGCCAACAGAGGAAGAAGGCGACCTCATAGCTGAGGTCCTCTATGGTCGCAGCGGGCGACGCAGGCTGCCCGTTTTCAAGGATATCTGCCCGGAATGA